CAGCCCGGCCAGCGCTTTCTGGCAGTGCCAGTCCAGCGGGGTGTTCGGGTTCGCCAGATAGTCTTCGTTGTGGGTGCCGTAGAAATGCACCACGTCACCGATTTCGCCGCGGGCGATAATCTCTTTCGCCAGCTGGCTGGTCGGGTTTTTCATGTAGTTGAAGCCCACCAGGGTTTTTACCCCGGCTTTTTCTGCAGCGCGGACCATTTCTTCCGCATCCGCCACGTCCAGCGCCAGCGGCTTTTCGGAATAAACGTGCTTTCCGTGGCGAATCGCCTCCAGCGCCATTTCCTTATGCAGGAAGTTCGGCGCGCAGATATCCACCACGTCAATATTTTCGTCCGCCACCAGCTCACGCCAGTCCCCGGTCGATCGGTTAAAGCCCAGCGCGGCGGCCTGAGCGCGCGCTACGTCCGGGTTAACCTCGGCAACCATCTCACGAACCAGTTCGCCTTTCAGCTTAAATACCGTCGAAGCCTGAGAGTAAGCGATAGCGTGGCAGCGTCCGATGTAGCCGGTGCCAATCAGTCCGATTCTGACTTTTTGCATGACAAATCCTTGGGTGTAGGGGTGGCAAAATGGAACGAAATGAAAAACTAACTGGAATATATATTTCAAAAATACGCAACTCAATATGAAAATGAAATAAACGTGATCGTGCTTGCATAAAGAGATGTAACCGCCACTGCAACGCGGATCCAACCTGCAAAGCAGTACGCAAAAGATAAAAAAATGCGGGTTACAGCACAAAAAACGCATCAACTGCCGGTTTATTCAGCAGTTAAACCAGAAACAACAAATCAGCCTTTGACATCCCCTGCCCCGCTCGATACTATGCGCCCCGTTCAAACGATTCCTCTGTAGTTCAGTCGGTAGAACGGCGGACTGTTAATCCGTATGTCACTGGTTCGAGTCCAGTCAGAGGAGCCATATTTAGAGAAGCCCGCTTAAGGAAACTTAAGCGGGCTTTTTGTTTTGCGTTAAACGGTCAGGGGAACAGCTTGATGGCCCGCGCGAAATGCCCCTTATATGCGGCCGGCCATCATCGATTATCCATCGTGCTCCCGGCCTCTGCGACCGTACTTCCATCCGTTGAACAGGTTAATTTCCCCCATTCTTCTATCTCCTTCCCAAAAGCCGCGAGTTTTTGCCGCACTAAACTCAAAGCATCACTGCCTAACAATAAATGCACTGGTGGATTCTGGCTCTCCATGATGGCCAGCATGGCATGCGCGGCTTTAACGGGGTCGCCCAGCTGCTTACCGCTTTTTTCCTCCCGAGACTGACGGATGGGATCGAACAAAGCATCATAGTCCGGGATGCTACGCGCGCTGCGCACCATTGAGCGCCCGGCCCAGTCGGTGCGAAACGAGCCGGGTGCCACGGCGGTCACGAAGATGTTAAACGGGGCAAGCTCTTTGCCTAACGTTTCTGATATCCCTTCCAGCGCAAATTTGCTGCCGCAGTAATAGCTGATGCCTGGCAGGGTAATGAAACTGCCCATCGAGGTGATATTGATAATATGACCTCGACGGCGCTGACGCATGCCCGGCAGCACGGCTTTGATCATCGCCACGGCACCAAACACATTCACGTCAAACTGGCGGCGCATCTCTTCGAGCGAAGATTCTTCCATAATGCCTTCATGGCCGTAACCGGCATTGTTCACCAGCACATCAACCGGACCGGCGGTGGACTCAATCTCCGCAACGACCTCATCAATACGCTCAAAGTCCGTTACATCAAGGAGGCGTCCGAAAGCCCGCTGTGCATCGAGCGCCCCGAAAGCGTTTAATGCTTCGTGGGTACGCACGGTACCAATGACGCGATGGCCTGCGGCGAGGGCTTCCTGCGCCAGCGCG
The sequence above is a segment of the Erwinia sp. SLM-02 genome. Coding sequences within it:
- a CDS encoding oxidoreductase, with translation MTSAKTILITGVSSGFGRALAQEALAAGHRVIGTVRTHEALNAFGALDAQRAFGRLLDVTDFERIDEVVAEIESTAGPVDVLVNNAGYGHEGIMEESSLEEMRRQFDVNVFGAVAMIKAVLPGMRQRRRGHIINITSMGSFITLPGISYYCGSKFALEGISETLGKELAPFNIFVTAVAPGSFRTDWAGRSMVRSARSIPDYDALFDPIRQSREEKSGKQLGDPVKAAHAMLAIMESQNPPVHLLLGSDALSLVRQKLAAFGKEIEEWGKLTCSTDGSTVAEAGSTMDNR